One genomic region from Jilunia laotingensis encodes:
- a CDS encoding UpxZ family transcription anti-terminator antagonist, with translation MTIQSQIDVLCGVTHELLNLGFDGNPIYSNRFCELNTEVYRQCESLYPLRGCNSEEEALLCYNLLAGYHATIYDNGDKNQKIQSILGRCWVVLGELSASLLKCQLLVACYGEVFDENLAEEAHAIIKSWNGRVLTEPEREVSEYLNSLEANSCLGWEIE, from the coding sequence ATGACTATACAATCACAAATTGATGTTTTGTGTGGTGTTACCCACGAGCTTCTTAATTTAGGTTTTGATGGAAATCCCATCTATTCCAATCGTTTCTGTGAACTCAATACGGAAGTTTATCGTCAGTGTGAATCACTTTATCCCTTACGTGGTTGTAACTCGGAAGAAGAAGCTCTTCTTTGTTATAATCTTTTAGCCGGTTATCATGCTACCATTTACGATAATGGTGATAAAAATCAAAAAATTCAATCTATCCTTGGTCGTTGTTGGGTGGTTCTCGGTGAACTATCTGCCTCCTTGCTTAAGTGTCAGCTTTTAGTTGCTTGCTATGGAGAAGTTTTTGATGAAAATTTAGCTGAAGAGGCCCATGCGATAATAAAAAGTTGGAATGGGAGAGTCTTGACCGAACCGGAGAGAGAGGTTTCGGAGTATTTAAATTCTTTAGAGGCTAATTCTTGCTTAGGTTGGGAAATAGAATGA
- a CDS encoding UpxY family transcription antiterminator, with product MNKSTDIHWYPLRVTYSRELLLKEFLDSDGVENFIPMRYEYVKKGDRKIRKLVPVVHNLVFVHTSLERIECIKQSPGFSLVVRYIIDRETHQPLIIPEVQMRSFIAVSGSYEEQIVYLDPEITALQKGDRVHITGGIFEGVEGIILRVKGDRRIAVCIQGVMAVATAYVHPSLIEKIED from the coding sequence GTGAACAAATCTACTGACATACATTGGTATCCACTGCGTGTTACATATAGTCGTGAACTTCTTTTAAAAGAGTTTCTTGATTCAGATGGTGTAGAGAATTTCATTCCTATGCGTTATGAATATGTGAAAAAAGGTGACCGGAAAATTCGAAAGTTAGTACCTGTGGTTCACAATCTTGTTTTCGTTCATACGTCTTTAGAGCGCATCGAGTGCATAAAGCAGTCTCCAGGATTTTCTTTGGTCGTGCGCTATATTATTGATCGTGAAACCCATCAGCCACTCATTATCCCTGAAGTTCAGATGCGTAGCTTTATTGCTGTTTCTGGTAGTTACGAGGAACAGATCGTCTATCTTGACCCAGAAATTACGGCTCTTCAGAAAGGTGACCGTGTCCATATCACTGGTGGCATTTTTGAAGGTGTAGAAGGAATTATTCTACGTGTTAAAGGCGATCGTCGTATTGCAGTATGTATTCAAGGAGTCATGGCTGTCGCTACAGCATATGTACACCCTTCATTAATAGAAAAAATCGAGGATTGA